Proteins from a genomic interval of Corvus moneduloides isolate bCorMon1 chromosome 6, bCorMon1.pri, whole genome shotgun sequence:
- the LOC116445395 gene encoding mas-related G-protein coupled receptor member X1-like, whose amino-acid sequence MALSMVSYYWGLFRLTDVSALSDMDSLCLLCCRCDLPLRLLWVVYRVQFWAFFALITAIPTVTYLCPSHEQEHCRVALIFMFALILLVCGAPMVISTSIIFIKAKGGSKKQRPERRDIVVFLVALFTLLQSLWNILQQLGYTGVSRQVVFLLACIHSTIKPFIYFLAGMYKRPCSVRSLRNSLRRFFEDPEESTPSSNAVAKDSVI is encoded by the coding sequence CTGTCCATGGTCTCCTACTACTGGGGGCTGTTCCGGCTGACAGATGTCAGCGCCCTATCAGACATGGAcagcctctgcctgctctgctgccgCTGTGACCTTCCCCTGCGCCTGCTGTGGGTGGTGTACAGGGTCCAATTCTGGGCCTTCTTCGCTCTCATCACTGCCATTCCCACAGTGACATACCTGTGCCCATCACACGAGCAGGAGCACTGCCGGGTGGCTCTCATCTTCATGTTCGCTCTCATCCTGCTCGTCTGTGGTGCACCCATGGTCATTTCCACATCAATCATTTTCATCAAGGCCAAGGGTGGCTCCAAGAAGCAGCGACCCGAGAGGCGTGACATCGTTGTCTTCCTCGTTGCGCTCTTCACTCTCCTCCAGAGCCTCTGGAATATCCTGCAGCAGCTCGGTTACACCGGTGTGTCAAGACAGGTTGTTTTCCTGCTTGCCTGCATCCACAGCACCATCAAACCCTTCATCTACTTCTTGGCAGGGATGTACAAGAGGCCCTGCTCTGTGAgatccctcaggaattctctcCGGAGGTTCTTTGAGGATCCAGAAGAAAGCACTCCCAGCAGCAATGCTGTGGCCAAGGATTCGGTGATCTGA